The following are encoded in a window of Litoribacterium kuwaitense genomic DNA:
- a CDS encoding sulfatase-like hydrolase/transferase, with translation MRKKKTPNILFMISDDHQHNAIHALGNSTLETPNLDYLVNQGVAFTQTHIMGGMSGAVCAPSRASVHSGANPFRTGGDVNINSQLALLGETLKEHSYHTYAIGKWHNDIDSFQRSFCDGKNIFFGGMSDHFSVPVHDYQPDGEYSEKTVRKASVHTSELFADTAVSFLNEYDKEDPFFLYVAFTAPHDPRQAPSPYHDMYEEESIELPPNFLDQHPFDNGEMNIRDEQLVGIPREKDNIRQHTKDYYAMVTHMDKQIGNIFETLKEKGILEDTIIIYTSDHGLALGQHGLMGKQNMYDHSTRIPFLMKGPGLPVGEKRERLSYQIDIFPTLFDMINLPIPTTVEGKSLCAMLNDPNKKEWNTVYTKYLDIQRMVKDERWKLIKYYVDDQNVGSDCIQLFDLQQDPWEIHNLAGKETHLHILEYLTQEMKKWQFHLGDPLRHIAIDHNTCCSLTE, from the coding sequence ATGAGGAAGAAAAAGACGCCGAATATACTTTTCATGATTTCAGATGATCACCAACATAACGCCATACATGCTTTAGGAAATTCTACGCTGGAGACGCCGAACCTTGATTATCTCGTGAACCAAGGGGTTGCCTTTACTCAGACACATATCATGGGGGGGATGTCAGGTGCTGTTTGTGCACCAAGTCGTGCGAGTGTTCACTCAGGGGCCAACCCATTTCGTACAGGAGGAGACGTGAATATCAATTCACAGCTAGCTCTACTTGGAGAGACTTTGAAGGAGCATTCATATCACACCTACGCTATCGGAAAATGGCATAACGATATCGATAGCTTCCAAAGGAGCTTTTGCGATGGGAAGAATATTTTCTTTGGAGGCATGAGCGACCATTTTTCTGTCCCTGTACATGATTACCAACCCGATGGAGAATATAGCGAAAAGACAGTGAGAAAAGCATCTGTGCATACATCGGAACTATTTGCAGACACAGCAGTGAGTTTCTTAAACGAATACGACAAGGAAGATCCTTTCTTTTTATATGTGGCATTTACAGCCCCACATGATCCACGGCAAGCTCCATCACCGTATCATGACATGTATGAAGAAGAATCGATCGAATTACCGCCTAACTTCTTAGATCAACACCCTTTTGATAACGGAGAAATGAATATTCGCGACGAACAGTTAGTCGGTATTCCACGTGAAAAAGATAATATTCGCCAACACACGAAGGATTATTATGCCATGGTTACTCATATGGACAAGCAAATAGGGAACATTTTCGAAACATTAAAAGAGAAAGGCATATTAGAGGACACGATCATTATCTATACAAGTGATCACGGTTTAGCTTTAGGACAGCATGGTCTAATGGGCAAGCAAAATATGTATGACCATAGTACTCGTATTCCATTCCTTATGAAAGGACCTGGCTTACCCGTAGGTGAGAAAAGAGAGCGGCTGTCCTACCAAATAGATATTTTTCCAACACTTTTCGACATGATTAATTTGCCTATACCTACAACAGTTGAAGGAAAGAGTCTTTGCGCTATGCTTAATGATCCAAATAAAAAAGAATGGAATACTGTTTACACGAAGTACTTAGACATCCAACGAATGGTCAAGGATGAGCGCTGGAAACTCATCAAATATTATGTAGATGATCAAAATGTCGGAAGCGATTGTATTCAATTATTTGATTTACAGCAAGATCCATGGGAAATACACAACTTAGCAGGAAAAGAAACGCACCTTCATATATTAGAATACTTAACACAAGAAATGAAAAAATGGCAGTTTCATTTAGGTGATCCTTTACGTCATATCGCCATTGATCACAACACGTGCTGTTCATTAACTGAGTAA